One genomic window of Thioclava sp. GXIMD4216 includes the following:
- a CDS encoding glycosyltransferase, with the protein MTHTRPPIAYLTGEYPKVSHTFIQREIAALRDEGWQVHTCSVRRTAARDVVGEDQIREQAATFAIFDAIKSPAKVLGAQVWALKRDAKAWLRTARLAWKTRPPGVKAALWQGFYFLEAAILAQHLQAKGVRHLHNHFANSSCSVAMLASELSGIPFSVTMHGPAIFYEPRWWRIDAKIARARFVSCISHFCRSQAMYFSKPEHWSKLKIVHCGIFPALYGHETPPETPSTPKEAGQEILFVGRLAAIKGVPLLIEAFARLRDTHPEATLSIIGDGPERSYCETMARTMGVAERVKFWGYQPSDAVADHMRRADMLVLASFAEGVPVTLMEAMGSQLPVIASRVAGVGELVEDGVSGFTIPAGDLESLTDRLDRLLADPALRAQMGKEGRRKVCAEFDLEKEAKWLGQVIEGSLAEALPTGLRP; encoded by the coding sequence ATGACGCATACCCGTCCTCCCATTGCCTACCTGACCGGCGAATATCCGAAGGTCTCGCATACCTTTATCCAGCGCGAGATTGCCGCGCTGCGCGATGAGGGGTGGCAGGTGCATACCTGTTCGGTCCGGCGCACGGCGGCCCGTGATGTTGTCGGGGAGGACCAGATCCGCGAGCAGGCGGCAACCTTTGCCATTTTCGATGCGATCAAATCGCCTGCCAAGGTTCTGGGGGCGCAGGTCTGGGCGTTGAAACGCGATGCGAAAGCTTGGTTGCGCACCGCAAGGCTGGCATGGAAAACCCGCCCGCCGGGGGTGAAAGCGGCGCTTTGGCAAGGGTTCTACTTCCTTGAAGCGGCCATTCTGGCGCAGCATCTGCAGGCCAAAGGCGTGCGTCATCTGCATAACCATTTTGCCAATTCCAGCTGTTCGGTGGCGATGCTGGCATCCGAGCTGTCGGGCATCCCCTTCTCGGTGACCATGCATGGCCCCGCCATTTTCTACGAGCCGCGCTGGTGGCGCATTGATGCCAAGATCGCGCGGGCGCGCTTTGTGTCCTGCATCAGCCATTTCTGCCGCTCGCAGGCAATGTATTTTTCCAAGCCCGAGCATTGGTCGAAGCTGAAAATCGTCCATTGCGGTATCTTCCCCGCGCTCTATGGGCATGAGACCCCGCCCGAGACCCCGTCCACGCCGAAAGAAGCGGGGCAGGAAATCCTGTTTGTCGGGCGTCTGGCGGCCATCAAGGGCGTGCCGCTTCTGATCGAGGCCTTCGCGCGGCTCAGGGATACGCATCCCGAGGCGACCCTGTCGATTATCGGTGACGGGCCGGAGCGGAGTTATTGCGAGACGATGGCCCGCACGATGGGGGTGGCCGAGCGGGTGAAGTTCTGGGGGTATCAGCCTTCGGATGCGGTGGCCGACCATATGCGCCGTGCCGATATGCTGGTGCTGGCCTCTTTTGCCGAAGGGGTGCCGGTCACGCTGATGGAGGCGATGGGCTCCCAACTTCCGGTGATCGCCAGCCGCGTGGCGGGTGTGGGCGAGTTGGTGGAAGACGGGGTGTCCGGCTTTACGATTCCGGCGGGGGATCTGGAAAGCCTGACCGACCGGCTGGATCGCCTGCTGGCCGATCCGGCCCTGCGGGCGCAGATGGGAAAAGAGGGCCGCCGCAAGGTCTGCGCCGAATTCGACCTTGAAAAAGAGGCGAAATGGCTTGGGCAGGTGATCGAAGGCTCTCTAGCGGAGGCGCTTCCCACGGGTCTGCGCCCCTGA
- the sulP gene encoding sulfate permease — protein MPSFSRYLPILTWGRAYNRTALSNDLVAAIIVTIMLIPQSLAYAMLAGLPPEAGIYASIAPIILYAIFGTSRALAVGPVAVVSLMTAASIGEIAASGTAGYAIAALTLALLSGLFLLALGLFRLGFIANFLSHPVIAGFITASGILIATSQLKHVLGIKASGATLPEMVTALVAHLGQTNPITLTIGVLSTAFLFWVRKGLKPLLRRLGLGPRLADILTKAGPVAAVVITTLCTWGLDLNAQGVAIVGSVPQSLPPLTMPGLSPELIGQLALPAILISIIGFVESVSVAQTLAAKKRQRIDPDQELIGLGAANIGAAFTGGYPVTGGFARSVVNFDAGAETPAAGAFTAIGLGIAAIALTPLVYFLPNATLAATIIVAVLSLVDFSILKKTWQYSRKDFVAVLVTILLTLAAGVEIGVATGVILSIVMHLLHTSKPHVAEVGLVPGTEHFRNIRRHEVITEPSLLTLRVDESLYFVNARVLEDRLQDRLASAPEIRNVVLMFSAVNSVDYSALESLEAINHLLKERGIGFHLSEVKGPVMDRLATAHFLSELNGQVFLSQYQAWKTLVPAAQTAAAE, from the coding sequence ATGCCCTCTTTTTCCCGCTATCTGCCCATCCTGACCTGGGGCCGTGCCTATAACCGCACGGCTCTGTCCAACGATCTGGTCGCGGCCATTATCGTGACCATCATGCTGATCCCGCAATCGCTGGCCTATGCGATGCTGGCGGGGCTCCCTCCCGAAGCCGGCATCTATGCCTCGATCGCGCCGATCATCCTCTATGCGATTTTCGGCACAAGCCGCGCGCTTGCGGTGGGGCCGGTGGCGGTGGTTTCGCTGATGACAGCCGCCTCTATCGGCGAGATCGCCGCCAGCGGCACCGCAGGTTACGCGATTGCCGCCTTGACCCTTGCCCTGCTTTCCGGCCTCTTCCTGCTGGCCTTGGGGCTGTTCCGTCTGGGTTTCATCGCCAATTTCCTGAGCCATCCGGTGATTGCGGGCTTCATCACGGCCTCGGGCATCCTGATCGCCACCAGCCAGTTGAAACATGTGCTGGGGATCAAGGCCAGCGGTGCCACCCTCCCCGAGATGGTCACCGCACTTGTCGCACATCTGGGGCAGACCAACCCGATCACCCTGACCATCGGCGTCCTCAGCACCGCCTTCCTGTTCTGGGTCCGCAAGGGGTTGAAGCCGCTTCTGCGGCGGTTGGGTCTGGGTCCGCGACTGGCCGACATCCTGACCAAGGCCGGTCCCGTCGCCGCCGTTGTCATCACGACGCTCTGCACATGGGGGCTGGATCTGAACGCGCAGGGCGTGGCCATCGTCGGCAGCGTGCCGCAAAGCCTGCCGCCCCTGACCATGCCGGGCCTGTCCCCCGAATTGATCGGCCAGCTGGCGCTTCCGGCCATCCTGATCTCGATCATCGGCTTTGTCGAATCCGTTTCCGTGGCCCAGACATTGGCCGCGAAAAAGCGCCAGCGGATTGACCCCGACCAAGAGCTGATCGGCCTTGGCGCGGCCAATATCGGGGCCGCTTTCACCGGCGGCTATCCGGTCACCGGCGGCTTTGCGCGTTCGGTCGTCAATTTCGATGCAGGGGCCGAAACGCCCGCAGCAGGTGCGTTCACGGCAATCGGCCTCGGCATCGCGGCCATCGCGCTGACCCCGCTGGTCTATTTCCTGCCCAATGCCACGCTTGCCGCGACTATCATCGTGGCCGTGCTCAGCCTTGTCGATTTCTCGATCCTCAAGAAAACATGGCAGTATTCGCGCAAGGATTTCGTCGCCGTTCTGGTGACCATCCTGCTGACCCTTGCCGCAGGCGTCGAAATCGGTGTGGCGACAGGGGTGATCCTATCGATCGTGATGCATCTGCTGCACACCTCCAAACCGCATGTGGCAGAGGTCGGTCTTGTGCCCGGCACCGAGCATTTCCGCAATATCCGCCGCCACGAGGTCATCACCGAACCGAGCCTGCTGACCCTGCGGGTGGATGAAAGCCTGTATTTCGTCAATGCGCGCGTGCTGGAAGACCGCTTGCAGGACCGCCTTGCCAGCGCCCCCGAAATCCGCAACGTCGTGCTGATGTTCTCGGCGGTCAATAGCGTGGATTACTCGGCGCTGGAAAGCCTCGAGGCGATCAACCATCTGCTGAAAGAACGCGGGATCGGCTTCCATCTCAGCGAGGTCAAAGGCCCCGTGATGGACAGGCTGGCCACTGCGCATTTCCTGTCGGAACTGAACGGGCAGGTCTTCCTGTCGCAATATCAGGCATGGAAAACACTGGTGCCTGCCGCGCAAACGGCCGCCGCAGAATAG
- a CDS encoding TIGR01244 family sulfur transferase — protein sequence MEKHELTRGLSVGPQITAEDIDTLAAAGFRSIICNRPDAEGADQPNHDEIARAASAKGLEFRYIPVTPGMVTEADAEQFASALTTLPGPTFAYCRTGTRSTTLWSLSQANDRPLTEILARTKAAGYDMNGVARRIANGGKTPTDTADAKFQIVIVGAGAGGIAVASSLKARRADLEIAIIDPADIHYYQPGWTMVGGGIFEPAQTAKTMGSLIPHGVKWIKAAVAAFEPENNAIILDGCRVVKYDRLVVCPGLKLDWAGIEGLEETLGRNGVTSNYRYDLAPYTWQLVSSMKEGRALFTQPPMPIKCAGAPQKAMYLSGDAWFKRGVLNKIDIQFMNAGGVLFGVKDYVPALMKYVEKYDATLNFFHKLVAVDGQAKTATFEVTKPETETQTITTEFDMIHVVPPQTAPDFIRVSPLADAAGWVDVDQATLRHRTYDNIWSLGDVMNAPNAKTAAAARKQAPTVAENIMSDLMGKSAHAQYDGYGSCPLTVERGKIVLAEFAYGGVLKPSFPKWLLDGTQPTRAAWFLKEKLLPPIYWKAMLRGHEWMAKPEPLSAKSE from the coding sequence TTGGAAAAACACGAATTGACGCGTGGCCTGTCTGTCGGCCCGCAAATCACGGCGGAAGATATCGACACGCTTGCCGCCGCCGGTTTCCGCTCGATCATCTGTAACCGGCCCGATGCAGAAGGCGCAGACCAGCCCAACCATGACGAGATCGCGCGGGCGGCCAGCGCGAAGGGGCTGGAGTTCCGCTACATCCCCGTAACGCCCGGCATGGTGACGGAGGCCGATGCCGAGCAATTCGCCTCGGCGCTGACCACCCTGCCCGGCCCGACCTTCGCCTATTGCCGCACCGGCACGCGCTCGACCACGCTCTGGTCGCTGTCGCAGGCCAATGACCGCCCGCTGACCGAAATCCTCGCCCGCACCAAAGCGGCAGGGTACGACATGAACGGCGTTGCACGGCGCATCGCCAATGGCGGCAAAACCCCCACCGATACCGCAGATGCCAAATTCCAGATCGTGATCGTGGGCGCAGGCGCGGGCGGCATCGCGGTGGCCTCCAGCCTGAAGGCGCGACGTGCCGATCTGGAAATCGCCATCATCGATCCGGCAGATATCCATTATTACCAGCCGGGCTGGACGATGGTCGGCGGCGGCATTTTCGAGCCTGCCCAGACCGCCAAGACGATGGGCAGCCTGATCCCGCATGGCGTGAAATGGATCAAGGCGGCGGTGGCCGCTTTCGAACCGGAAAACAACGCCATCATCCTCGATGGGTGTCGTGTGGTGAAATATGACCGACTGGTGGTATGCCCCGGCCTCAAGCTGGACTGGGCCGGTATCGAAGGGCTGGAAGAGACGTTGGGGCGTAACGGGGTGACCTCGAACTACCGCTATGATCTTGCGCCCTATACCTGGCAGCTTGTGTCTTCGATGAAAGAAGGGCGGGCGCTGTTCACCCAGCCGCCGATGCCGATCAAATGCGCGGGGGCTCCGCAGAAGGCGATGTATCTTTCGGGGGATGCGTGGTTCAAACGCGGCGTCCTGAACAAGATCGACATCCAGTTCATGAATGCGGGAGGGGTGCTGTTCGGGGTGAAGGACTATGTTCCCGCCCTGATGAAATATGTCGAGAAATACGACGCGACGCTGAATTTCTTCCACAAGCTTGTCGCAGTCGACGGACAGGCGAAGACCGCCACGTTCGAGGTCACCAAGCCCGAGACCGAGACACAGACGATCACCACCGAATTCGACATGATCCATGTGGTTCCGCCGCAGACCGCGCCGGATTTCATCCGCGTCTCGCCTCTGGCCGATGCGGCAGGCTGGGTCGATGTGGATCAGGCGACGCTGCGGCATAGGACCTATGACAACATCTGGTCGCTGGGCGATGTGATGAATGCCCCCAATGCGAAAACCGCCGCCGCGGCCCGCAAACAGGCCCCGACAGTGGCCGAAAACATCATGTCCGATCTGATGGGCAAATCGGCACATGCCCAATATGATGGCTACGGGTCGTGCCCTCTGACCGTGGAACGCGGCAAGATCGTGCTGGCCGAATTCGCCTATGGGGGCGTGCTGAAACCCTCCTTCCCGAAATGGCTGCTGGACGGCACGCAACCCACGCGCGCGGCCTGGTTCCTGAAAGAGAAGCTGCTGCCGCCGATCTACTGGAAGGCCATGCTGCGCGGCCACGAATGGATGGCCAAGCCCGAGCCCCTTTCGGCCAAGTCCGAATAA
- a CDS encoding MBL fold metallo-hydrolase, with product MNYPTDMSVTPEVKGFFDPATNTISYIVKDPASQSCAIVDSVMDIDYAAGRISYEHADELIAYVEAQGLKLEWLIETHVHADHLSAAPYIQKKLGGKLGIGRQITVVQDTFGKVFNEGTEFQRDGSQFDKLFEDGDTYQVGGMTCFAMHTPGHTPACMVHVMGNAAFVGDTLFMPDGGSARADFPGGDAATLYDSIQKVLSLPDEMRLFMCHDYGPNGREIRWETTVAEEKAHNIHVGAGKTKEDFVKFRTERDAQLDMPKLIIPSLQVNMRGGDLPPQDKDGKRFLKVPLNGL from the coding sequence ATGAATTATCCGACCGACATGTCCGTCACCCCCGAGGTCAAAGGCTTCTTCGACCCGGCGACCAATACGATCAGCTATATCGTCAAGGATCCGGCCAGCCAGTCCTGCGCCATTGTCGATAGCGTCATGGATATCGATTATGCCGCAGGCCGGATCAGCTATGAGCATGCCGATGAGCTGATCGCCTATGTCGAGGCGCAGGGGCTGAAGCTGGAATGGCTGATCGAGACCCATGTCCACGCCGATCACCTCTCGGCGGCCCCCTATATCCAGAAGAAACTGGGCGGCAAGCTGGGAATCGGGCGCCAGATCACCGTGGTGCAGGATACATTCGGCAAGGTCTTCAACGAAGGCACCGAATTCCAGCGTGACGGTTCGCAATTCGACAAGCTGTTCGAGGATGGCGACACCTATCAGGTGGGCGGCATGACCTGTTTTGCCATGCATACACCGGGCCATACGCCCGCCTGTATGGTGCATGTAATGGGCAACGCCGCCTTTGTGGGCGATACGCTCTTCATGCCCGATGGCGGCTCGGCGCGGGCCGATTTTCCGGGCGGCGATGCCGCGACCCTGTATGACAGCATCCAGAAAGTCCTGTCTCTGCCCGACGAGATGCGCCTGTTCATGTGCCATGATTACGGCCCCAATGGCCGCGAGATCCGCTGGGAAACCACAGTGGCCGAAGAGAAAGCGCATAACATCCATGTGGGCGCGGGCAAGACCAAGGAAGATTTCGTCAAGTTCCGCACCGAACGCGATGCGCAACTGGATATGCCCAAGCTGATCATTCCGTCGCTTCAGGTCAACATGCGCGGCGGGGACCTGCCGCCGCAGGACAAGGACGGCAAACGTTTCCTGAAGGTGCCGCTGAACGGGCTTTAA
- a CDS encoding DUF2892 domain-containing protein produces the protein MGKTDRALRVIVAVVLLVLAIAGILPAGLLKILAVIVALVFIVTSLIGTCPLYTIVGIRTCPRS, from the coding sequence ATGGGAAAAACGGATCGTGCCTTGCGGGTCATTGTCGCCGTAGTGCTTCTGGTTCTGGCCATAGCGGGGATACTCCCTGCCGGGCTCCTGAAGATTCTGGCCGTCATCGTTGCCTTGGTCTTCATCGTGACCTCGCTGATCGGGACTTGCCCGCTCTATACGATCGTGGGCATCCGCACCTGCCCGCGCTCCTGA
- a CDS encoding Crp/Fnr family transcriptional regulator: MTIETTGWIEKFEGLRRLPEDIKSVLIAGSQVLSVPAGTEIFAPGQSADNLLLLLDGTVRVQQKSETGREVILYRVNAGESCVLTTACMLAFEDYAADGVAETDVTAVAIPRATFDDLAGRSSLFREFIFKAYSRRITDLFTLINDIVFQRMDVRLAQRLLELADATDTIRATHQQLANELGTAREVISRTLSEFHRRGWIEQARGEVHLTGKVGLERLVKAAGTI, encoded by the coding sequence ATGACTATCGAGACCACCGGCTGGATCGAGAAATTCGAAGGGTTGCGCCGCCTGCCCGAAGACATCAAATCCGTACTGATCGCAGGCAGTCAGGTGCTCAGCGTGCCCGCCGGCACCGAAATTTTCGCCCCCGGACAATCGGCCGACAACCTGCTTTTGCTGCTGGACGGCACAGTGCGGGTCCAGCAGAAATCCGAGACCGGTCGCGAGGTGATCCTGTATCGGGTCAATGCCGGTGAAAGCTGCGTTCTGACCACCGCCTGCATGCTGGCCTTCGAAGACTATGCCGCCGATGGCGTCGCGGAAACCGATGTCACCGCCGTGGCCATTCCGCGTGCGACCTTCGACGATCTGGCCGGACGCTCGTCCCTGTTCCGCGAGTTCATCTTCAAGGCCTATTCGCGCCGGATCACCGATCTGTTCACGCTGATCAATGACATCGTCTTCCAGCGGATGGATGTCCGGCTGGCGCAGCGCCTGCTGGAACTGGCGGATGCGACCGATACCATACGGGCCACCCACCAGCAGCTTGCCAACGAACTTGGCACCGCCCGCGAGGTGATCTCGCGGACGCTTTCGGAATTCCACCGGCGCGGCTGGATCGAACAGGCGCGCGGCGAGGTGCATCTGACAGGAAAGGTCGGGCTGGAACGTCTTGTTAAGGCTGCTGGCACAATTTAA
- a CDS encoding mechanosensitive ion channel domain-containing protein, translating to MMPYLVLFRRPLRCAGLFLLLVCLAQALPHAAYAEQTESASSEWYEADALNRGLGTPPDGLDRSTPRSSLESFLIQANDGKWLAAAHMLDLSDVPEMEQRTKGPELARDFKTLLDRKIVIDWYALRDRPDGLDERAVGDAPMAGKPRRSILLWYVDLGNRPVPIRINRIKPKNGAAVWVVSRQTVDNLPALGQAYAPSALEKALPSVLRREAVWGLQWWEAIGLPLAIAITALAGWITQKLLSRGLHRNRRVAPASFLVAMRGPVVLLVMTVTLAMISNRLFIFSGRIDTVISPLVVLGVVAAVLWLIVNIADVIIERLVSFDGAELSAIGEGQELRRAMATRVSALRRGAIVLIAMVGVGIVLNEASVMQSLGISLLASAGTIGILLAFAARNILSNIMASLQISMNQSARIGDKILFRDYVCSVERINFTYVQLRVWTGKRLVVPVVDFVAEPFENWTMQEHFTLFEVILRLDHLTDVAPLRLAYHRLLDDYGLSDAPDSRGVYVTQHDIWGQTVLFLVPSDDPNTGWATSCDLREALLAEARKLDGAATPVFPRIAPPPETGAALGS from the coding sequence ATGATGCCTTATCTCGTGCTGTTCCGTCGCCCCCTTCGCTGTGCTGGCCTGTTTTTGCTGCTTGTCTGTCTGGCGCAGGCCCTGCCGCACGCGGCATATGCCGAGCAAACCGAAAGCGCCTCGTCGGAATGGTATGAGGCCGATGCGCTCAATCGCGGTCTTGGCACGCCGCCGGACGGGTTGGACCGCAGCACGCCGCGATCGTCTTTGGAAAGCTTCCTGATACAGGCCAATGACGGCAAGTGGCTGGCGGCGGCGCATATGCTGGATCTGTCGGATGTGCCCGAGATGGAACAGCGGACCAAGGGGCCGGAACTTGCCCGCGATTTCAAGACATTGCTCGACCGGAAGATCGTGATTGACTGGTATGCACTCAGGGACCGGCCTGACGGGCTGGATGAACGTGCGGTCGGGGATGCGCCTATGGCGGGCAAGCCGCGCCGTTCCATCCTGCTATGGTATGTCGATCTGGGTAACCGTCCGGTGCCGATCCGTATCAACCGTATCAAGCCGAAAAACGGCGCGGCGGTCTGGGTCGTGTCGCGCCAGACGGTGGATAATCTGCCCGCTCTGGGACAGGCCTATGCGCCCTCGGCACTGGAAAAGGCGCTGCCATCCGTTCTGCGCCGCGAGGCCGTCTGGGGCCTGCAATGGTGGGAGGCGATCGGTTTGCCGCTGGCGATTGCGATCACCGCACTGGCCGGATGGATCACGCAGAAGCTCCTGTCGCGCGGGCTACACCGCAACCGCCGCGTGGCCCCCGCCTCGTTCCTGGTGGCGATGCGCGGGCCGGTCGTGCTTTTGGTGATGACCGTCACGCTGGCGATGATCTCGAACCGGTTGTTCATCTTCTCTGGCCGGATCGACACGGTGATCTCGCCGCTTGTGGTGCTGGGTGTGGTGGCGGCGGTGCTGTGGCTGATCGTCAATATCGCCGATGTGATCATCGAGAGGCTGGTCTCTTTTGACGGGGCCGAACTGAGTGCCATCGGCGAAGGCCAGGAGCTGCGCCGCGCGATGGCCACGCGCGTATCGGCCTTGCGGCGCGGGGCGATTGTGCTGATTGCGATGGTGGGGGTGGGGATTGTCCTCAACGAGGCCAGCGTCATGCAGTCGCTGGGGATCTCGCTTCTGGCCTCGGCAGGGACCATCGGGATCCTGCTGGCTTTTGCCGCGCGCAATATCCTGTCCAATATCATGGCCTCGTTGCAGATCTCGATGAACCAGTCGGCGCGGATCGGTGACAAGATCCTGTTCCGCGATTATGTCTGCTCGGTCGAGCGGATCAATTTCACCTATGTCCAGCTGCGTGTCTGGACAGGCAAGCGTCTTGTGGTGCCGGTGGTGGATTTCGTGGCCGAGCCTTTCGAGAACTGGACCATGCAGGAGCATTTCACCCTGTTCGAGGTGATTTTGCGTCTTGATCACCTCACGGATGTCGCGCCGCTGCGGCTGGCCTATCACCGCCTGCTGGACGATTACGGGTTGAGCGATGCGCCCGATAGCCGTGGGGTCTATGTGACGCAGCATGATATCTGGGGCCAGACCGTGCTGTTTCTGGTGCCAAGTGACGACCCCAATACCGGCTGGGCGACGTCTTGTGATTTGCGCGAGGCGCTGCTGGCCGAGGCCCGAAAGCTTGATGGCGCGGCCACACCTGTCTTTCCACGGATCGCGCCCCCGCCGGAGACGGGCGCTGCGCTCGGCAGTTGA
- the deoC gene encoding deoxyribose-phosphate aldolase, with translation MTPAEIAAYIDHTALKPETRAAQIDALCAEAASHGFKSVCVNALHVPRAVKALAQSDVLVCTVVGFPLGASPSEVKAAEARWAIAQGAREIDMVIPVGALIDGDLDAVREDIATVKAACGPLCLKVILETCLLTGAQIATGCHLAKDAGADFVKTSTGFSSGGATIEAVSLMRKTVGPEMGVKASGGISTTAEALAMIAAGASRIGASKSLAIIGA, from the coding sequence ATGACCCCGGCAGAGATCGCAGCCTATATCGACCATACCGCGCTCAAACCCGAGACACGGGCGGCGCAGATTGACGCGCTCTGTGCCGAGGCGGCCAGCCACGGGTTCAAATCCGTCTGTGTGAATGCCCTGCATGTGCCGCGCGCGGTCAAGGCGCTGGCGCAAAGCGATGTGCTGGTCTGCACCGTTGTGGGGTTCCCTCTGGGCGCCTCCCCGAGCGAGGTGAAAGCGGCAGAGGCCCGCTGGGCCATCGCGCAGGGCGCGCGGGAGATCGATATGGTGATCCCTGTCGGTGCGCTGATCGACGGAGATCTGGATGCCGTGCGTGAAGATATTGCAACGGTCAAAGCGGCTTGCGGTCCTCTGTGTCTGAAAGTGATCTTGGAGACCTGCCTGCTGACAGGCGCCCAGATCGCCACGGGCTGCCATCTGGCCAAGGATGCGGGGGCGGATTTTGTGAAGACCTCCACCGGGTTTTCTTCCGGCGGTGCCACGATCGAGGCGGTTTCGCTGATGCGCAAGACGGTGGGGCCGGAGATGGGCGTGAAGGCGTCGGGTGGGATTTCGACCACCGCAGAGGCGCTGGCGATGATTGCCGCAGGGGCCAGCCGGATTGGCGCGTCGAAGAGCCTCGCGATCATTGGCGCTTAA
- the htpX gene encoding zinc metalloprotease HtpX, giving the protein MGYVKTGMLMAAVTALFLGLGYLLGGSTGMVIALAIAAAMNLFSYWNSDKMVLRMHNAQPIGPRDPSGLTELVAGLARNAGLPMPAVYLIDTPQPNAFATGRNPENAAVAVTTGLMRVLSREELSGVVAHELAHIKNRDTLIMTITATFAGAISMLANFALFFGGSRDENRLGIVGTLAMMFLAPLAASLVQMAISRTREYAADKQGAQICGHPLWLASALQRIQQGAAQVDNLTAERNPASAHMFIINPLHGGGRDKLFSTHPATENRVAALRELAVQMGDRGERSGAPRATAPRPAEAASPLQARPSSLPKVNRQRDKNSPWT; this is encoded by the coding sequence ATGGGATATGTAAAAACCGGAATGTTGATGGCCGCTGTCACGGCGCTGTTTTTGGGCCTTGGCTATCTGCTTGGCGGCAGCACGGGGATGGTGATCGCATTGGCCATTGCCGCCGCGATGAACCTGTTCAGCTACTGGAATTCCGACAAGATGGTGCTGCGGATGCATAACGCCCAGCCTATCGGTCCGCGTGATCCGTCGGGACTGACCGAGCTGGTGGCGGGGCTGGCGCGCAATGCGGGCCTGCCGATGCCTGCGGTCTATCTGATCGACACGCCCCAGCCCAATGCGTTTGCGACAGGGCGCAACCCCGAGAACGCCGCTGTTGCGGTGACCACGGGTCTGATGCGCGTGCTATCGCGCGAAGAGCTGTCGGGCGTGGTGGCCCACGAACTGGCCCATATCAAGAACCGTGACACGCTGATCATGACCATTACCGCGACCTTCGCGGGGGCAATTTCGATGCTGGCGAATTTTGCGTTATTCTTCGGTGGCAGCCGCGACGAGAACCGGCTGGGCATTGTGGGGACATTGGCGATGATGTTCCTTGCCCCTCTGGCGGCCTCTCTGGTGCAGATGGCGATTTCCCGCACGCGGGAATATGCCGCCGACAAGCAGGGGGCGCAGATCTGTGGCCATCCTTTGTGGCTGGCGTCGGCTTTGCAGCGGATCCAGCAGGGGGCTGCGCAGGTCGATAACCTGACCGCCGAGCGCAATCCGGCCAGCGCGCATATGTTCATCATCAATCCGCTGCACGGGGGCGGGCGTGACAAGCTGTTCTCGACGCACCCCGCCACAGAAAACCGTGTGGCCGCGCTGCGGGAACTGGCTGTGCAGATGGGCGATCGGGGCGAACGCTCTGGCGCGCCTCGCGCGACGGCGCCTCGTCCGGCCGAAGCCGCCAGCCCGTTGCAAGCGCGCCCGTCATCGTTGCCCAAGGTGAACCGCCAGCGGGATAAAAACAGCCCTTGGACCTGA